The DNA sequence CACCAAAGCCGCGCGATCGGACATATCCGTACCATCATTAATAAAACCTCTCAACGAACACCCCGGCAACTCAAAACCCTCAACAGCCCAATCCTCGCGCCGAAACCGCATAGCACTTTGATCTACCCCCGCATAATCCAGCACAGTAGGCACAAAATCCAGATTGCTCACCACATCATCGCAAACACCCGTCCGCCCCCCGGGCACCCTCCAGATATACGGCACGCGCAACAACTCATCCCACTGATAGGGCGTCTTATGCCACAAATGGTGTGACCCCAGGTACTCGCCGTGATCTGCGATAAAAGCAACAACCGTATTATCGTACAAACCCTTCGCCTGCAAAAAATCAATCGCGCGACCCACATTATCGTCAATATGCGAAATCATACCATAAGTCTGCGCCATCACCTGCCGCAAATCCTCCTCATCGCCATTAAACCATGCGGGACCCACTCTCCGCAGCAAACTATCAGAAGCTGGGTCTTCGTCAACAACAAACGTCTCCGGCAAGGTTAAAGCCCCGGGATCGTACATCTCACTATACGGTCTGCAAGCCACAAACGGATGGTGCGGATCGGGAAAAGAACACCACGCAAAAAAATTTTCGCCCGCACCCAAACCATCTATAAAAGCCATTGTGCGATCTGTAATCCAGTGATTGTAATGCAACTCAGCCGGAATCTGATCAATCTTCCAGGTCTGATAGCCAAAATTCTGATACGCCGAAAGCTGAGCATAGGGAACACATGTTGAAGGACCATCTTCCGGATGATCCTTTTGCGCGACATCGGGATATTCTTCTTCCAACCAATTTCGATAATCTCCACAAACGTAATTCACATGTCCACCCACATAATCCGTCTCGCCAAAACCGTAATATCCCTCGGGCAAATGGGTCACCTCACCGCTATACCACCGATGTCGGTTCTCCCAGGAATCACCACCCGAAAAAGGCTGCAAATGCAACTTGCCCGCCGCATGCGTGCGGTACCCCGCCCTGGAC is a window from the Gemmatimonadota bacterium genome containing:
- a CDS encoding sulfatase-like hydrolase/transferase codes for the protein MRPNFLIFCVDQMQAYCMGCSGHPDVQTPNLDRLAQDGVLFRRNYCSHPVCQPSRASLITGLTPSQHGLIQNGMSLSEDMPTVTGALSRAGYRTHAAGKLHLQPFSGGDSWENRHRWYSGEVTHLPEGYYGFGETDYVGGHVNYVCGDYRNWLEEEYPDVAQKDHPEDGPSTCVPYAQLSAYQNFGYQTWKIDQIPAELHYNHWITDRTMAFIDGLGAGENFFAWCSFPDPHHPFVACRPYSEMYDPGALTLPETFVVDEDPASDSLLRRVGPAWFNGDEEDLRQVMAQTYGMISHIDDNVGRAIDFLQAKGLYDNTVVAFIADHGEYLGSHHLWHKTPYQWDELLRVPYIWRVPGGRTGVCDDVVSNLDFVPTVLDYAGVDQSAMRFRREDWAVEGFELPGCSLRGFINDGTDMSDRAALVEMGSMRTLITERYKIVVDASGIGHNVLVDLESDPREKVNLWDHSEARDVKAELLTRLMRESIRCARMDNPRITSGA